One genomic segment of Paenibacillus durus includes these proteins:
- a CDS encoding HAD family hydrolase yields METVKALLFDLDNTLMDRDYTFRSFSTQFVFHFLGHLDPDRQLEIVEDIIIRDADGYRDKDGFFRELSEVLPWREAVSAEDIRAFYDLKYSSHGALMKHAVESLGYLRERGYAMGLLTNGKSEIQHGKIDLLGLRSYFKSIVISGEAGISKPDPAIYRLALDRLGHGPEETVFIGDHPVNDIWGAGRSGMRGIWLRRNHSWDDKLDMQPWKTIDELHELRSIL; encoded by the coding sequence ATGGAAACGGTAAAGGCTTTGCTGTTTGATCTTGACAATACGCTCATGGACAGGGATTACACCTTTCGAAGCTTCAGCACGCAGTTCGTTTTCCATTTTCTGGGCCATTTGGACCCGGACCGGCAGCTGGAAATTGTGGAAGATATCATTATCAGGGACGCCGACGGGTATCGGGACAAGGATGGTTTCTTTCGAGAGCTGAGCGAGGTTCTGCCTTGGCGGGAAGCCGTGTCGGCTGAAGATATCCGCGCTTTCTACGACTTGAAATATTCCAGTCACGGCGCGCTGATGAAACATGCGGTAGAGTCTCTCGGCTATCTTCGGGAGCGGGGTTATGCAATGGGGTTATTAACGAACGGAAAAAGCGAGATCCAGCACGGAAAAATTGATTTGCTCGGGCTGCGGAGTTATTTCAAGAGCATTGTCATTTCCGGTGAAGCCGGAATCAGTAAGCCGGACCCCGCCATCTACCGTCTGGCGCTGGACAGGCTGGGACATGGCCCCGAAGAGACTGTGTTCATCGGGGATCATCCCGTGAACGATATTTGGGGAGCGGGACGCTCCGGTATGAGGGGCATTTGGCTGCGCCGCAACCATTCGTGGGACGACAAGCTGGATATGCAGCCCTGGAAGACGATCGATGAGCTTCACGAACTGCGGAGCATTTTATAA